One part of the Symphalangus syndactylus isolate Jambi chromosome 1, NHGRI_mSymSyn1-v2.1_pri, whole genome shotgun sequence genome encodes these proteins:
- the RPS6KB2 gene encoding ribosomal protein S6 kinase beta-2 isoform X4, which translates to MAAVFDLDLETEEGSEGEGEPELSPADVCPLAELRAAGLEPVGHYEEVELTETNVNLGPERIGPHCFELLRVLGKGGYGKVFQVRKVQGTNLGKIYAMKVLRKAKIVRNAKDTAHTRAERNILESVKHPFIVELAYAFQTGGKLYLILECLSGGELFTHLEREGIFLEDTACFYLAEITLALGHLHSQGIIYRDLKPENIMLSSQGHIKLTDFGLCKESIHEGAVTHTFCGTIEYMAPEILVRSGHNRAVDWWSLGALMYDMLTGSPPFTAENRKKTMDKIIKGKLALPPYLTPDARDLVKKFLKRNPSQRIGGGPGDAADVQRHPFFRHMNWDDLLAWRVDPPFRPCLQSEEDVSQFDTRFTRQTPVDSPDDTALSESANQAFLGFTYVAPSVLDSIKEGFSFQPKLRSPRRLNSSPRAPIRPHGDLLWAGYLSTSLLAFPRVSLQATIRDVVIVCILLILLSLKAVRPGSRNASSRSQEDQ; encoded by the exons ATGGCGGCCGTGTTTGATTTGGATTTGGAGACGGAGGAAGGCAGCGAGGGCGAGGGCGAGCCAGAGCTCAGCCCCGCG GACGTGTGTCCCCTTGCTGAGTTGAGGGCAGCTGGCCTAGA GCCTGTGGGACACTACGAAGAGGTGGAGCTGACTGAGACCAACGTGAACCTTGGCCCAGAGCGCATCGGGCCCCACTGCTTTGAGCTGCTTCGTGTGCTGGGCAAGGGGGGCTATGGCAAG GTGTTCCAGGTGCGAAAGGTGCAAGGCACCAACTTGGGCAAAATATATGCCATGAAAGTCCTAAGGAAG GCCAAAATTGTGCGCAACGCCAAGGACACAGCACACACACGGGCTGAGCGGAACATTCTAGAGTCAGTGAAGCACCCCTTTATTGTGGAACTGGCCTATGCCTTCCAGACTGGTGGCAAACTCTACCTCATCCTTGAGTGTCTCAGTG GTGGCGAGCTCTTCACGCATCTGGAGCGAGAGGGCATCTTCCTGGAAGATACGGCTTG CTTCTACCTGGCGGAGATCACGCTGGCCCTGGGCCATCTCCACTCGCAGGGCATCATCTACCGGGACCTCAAGCCCGAGAACATCATGCTCAGCAGCCAGG GCCACATCAAACTGACCGACTTTGGACTCTGCAAGGAGTCGATCCATGAGGGTGCCGTCACTCACACCTTCTGCGGCACCATTGAGTACAT GGCCCCTGAGATTCTGGTGCGCAGTGGCCACAACCGGGCTGTGGACTGGTGGAGCCTGGGGGCCCTGATGTACGACATGCTCACTGGATCG ccgcCCTTCACTGCAGAGAACCGGAAGAAAACCATGGATAAGATCATCAAGGGCAAGCTGGCGCTGCCCCCCTACCTCACCCCAGATGCCCGGGACCTTGTCAAAAAG TTTCTGAAACGGAATCCCAGCCAGCGGATTGGGGGTGGCCCAGGGGATGCTGCTGATGTGCAG agacatccctttttccggCACATGAATTGGGACGACCTTCTGGCCTGGCGTGTTGACCCCCCTTTCAGGCCCTGTCTG CAGTCAGAGGAGGACGTGAGCCAGTTTGATACCCGCTTCACACGGCAGACGCCGGTGGACAGTCCCGATGACACGGCCCTCAGCGAGAGTGCCAACCAGGCCTTCCTA ggctTCACGTACGTGGCGCCGTCTGTCCTGGACAGCATCAAGGAGGGCTTCTCCTTCCAGCCCAAGCTGCGCTCACCCAGGCGCCTCAACAGTAGCCCCCGGGCCCCCATCAG GCCGCATGGGGACCTGCTCTGGGCTGGATACCTCTCCACATCGCTGCTCGCCTTCCCCAGGGTCAGCCTGCAGGCCACCATCCGCGACGTTGTCATAGTCTGCATCCTGCTCATCCTCCTGTCGCTCAAG gcTGTCCGCCCAGGTTCCAGGAATGCAAGTTCCCGCTCACAGGAAGACCAG tag
- the RPS6KB2 gene encoding ribosomal protein S6 kinase beta-2 isoform X3: MAAVFDLDLETEEGSEGEGEPELSPADVCPLAELRAAGLEPVGHYEEVELTETNVNLGPERIGPHCFELLRVLGKGGYGKVFQVRKVQGTNLGKIYAMKVLRKAKIVRNAKDTAHTRAERNILESVKHPFIVELAYAFQTGGKLYLILECLSGGELFTHLEREGIFLEDTACFYLAEITLALGHLHSQGIIYRDLKPENIMLSSQGHIKLTDFGLCKESIHEGAVTHTFCGTIEYMAPEILVRSGHNRAVDWWSLGALMYDMLTGSPPFTAENRKKTMDKIIKGKLALPPYLTPDARDLVKKFLKRNPSQRIGGGPGDAADVQRHPFFRHMNWDDLLAWRVDPPFRPCLQSEEDVSQFDTRFTRQTPVDSPDDTALSESANQAFLGFTYVAPSVLDSIKEGFSFQPKLRSPRRLNSSPRAPISPLKFSPFEGFRPSPSLPEPTEPPLPPLLPPPPPPSITAPLPIRPPSGTKKSKRGRGHPGR, translated from the exons ATGGCGGCCGTGTTTGATTTGGATTTGGAGACGGAGGAAGGCAGCGAGGGCGAGGGCGAGCCAGAGCTCAGCCCCGCG GACGTGTGTCCCCTTGCTGAGTTGAGGGCAGCTGGCCTAGA GCCTGTGGGACACTACGAAGAGGTGGAGCTGACTGAGACCAACGTGAACCTTGGCCCAGAGCGCATCGGGCCCCACTGCTTTGAGCTGCTTCGTGTGCTGGGCAAGGGGGGCTATGGCAAG GTGTTCCAGGTGCGAAAGGTGCAAGGCACCAACTTGGGCAAAATATATGCCATGAAAGTCCTAAGGAAG GCCAAAATTGTGCGCAACGCCAAGGACACAGCACACACACGGGCTGAGCGGAACATTCTAGAGTCAGTGAAGCACCCCTTTATTGTGGAACTGGCCTATGCCTTCCAGACTGGTGGCAAACTCTACCTCATCCTTGAGTGTCTCAGTG GTGGCGAGCTCTTCACGCATCTGGAGCGAGAGGGCATCTTCCTGGAAGATACGGCTTG CTTCTACCTGGCGGAGATCACGCTGGCCCTGGGCCATCTCCACTCGCAGGGCATCATCTACCGGGACCTCAAGCCCGAGAACATCATGCTCAGCAGCCAGG GCCACATCAAACTGACCGACTTTGGACTCTGCAAGGAGTCGATCCATGAGGGTGCCGTCACTCACACCTTCTGCGGCACCATTGAGTACAT GGCCCCTGAGATTCTGGTGCGCAGTGGCCACAACCGGGCTGTGGACTGGTGGAGCCTGGGGGCCCTGATGTACGACATGCTCACTGGATCG ccgcCCTTCACTGCAGAGAACCGGAAGAAAACCATGGATAAGATCATCAAGGGCAAGCTGGCGCTGCCCCCCTACCTCACCCCAGATGCCCGGGACCTTGTCAAAAAG TTTCTGAAACGGAATCCCAGCCAGCGGATTGGGGGTGGCCCAGGGGATGCTGCTGATGTGCAG agacatccctttttccggCACATGAATTGGGACGACCTTCTGGCCTGGCGTGTTGACCCCCCTTTCAGGCCCTGTCTG CAGTCAGAGGAGGACGTGAGCCAGTTTGATACCCGCTTCACACGGCAGACGCCGGTGGACAGTCCCGATGACACGGCCCTCAGCGAGAGTGCCAACCAGGCCTTCCTA ggctTCACGTACGTGGCGCCGTCTGTCCTGGACAGCATCAAGGAGGGCTTCTCCTTCCAGCCCAAGCTGCGCTCACCCAGGCGCCTCAACAGTAGCCCCCGGGCCCCCATCAG CCCCCTCAAGTTCTCCCCTTTTGAGGGGTTTCGGCCCAGTCCCAGCCTGCCAGAGCCCACGGAGCCACCTCtacctccactcctgccaccgCCGCCACCACCTTCGATCACTGCCCCTCTCCCCATCCGTCCCCCGTCAGGGACCAAGAAGTCCAAGAGGGGCCGTGGGCATCCAGGGCGCTAG
- the RPS6KB2 gene encoding ribosomal protein S6 kinase beta-2 isoform X5, with product MAAVFDLDLETEEGSEGEGEPELSPADVCPLAELRAAGLEPVGHYEEVELTETNVNLGPERIGPHCFELLRVLGKGGYGKVFQVRKVQGTNLGKIYAMKVLRKAKIVRNAKDTAHTRAERNILESVKHPFIVELAYAFQTGGKLYLILECLSGGELFTHLEREGIFLEDTACFYLAEITLALGHLHSQGIIYRDLKPENIMLSSQGHIKLTDFGLCKESIHEGAVTHTFCGTIEYMAPEILVRSGHNRAVDWWSLGALMYDMLTGSPPFTAENRKKTMDKIIKGKLALPPYLTPDARDLVKKRHPFFRHMNWDDLLAWRVDPPFRPCLQSEEDVSQFDTRFTRQTPVDSPDDTALSESANQAFLGFTYVAPSVLDSIKEGFSFQPKLRSPRRLNSSPRAPISPLKFSPFEGFRPSPSLPEPTEPPLPPLLPPPPPPSITAPLPIRPPSGTKKSKRGRGHPGR from the exons ATGGCGGCCGTGTTTGATTTGGATTTGGAGACGGAGGAAGGCAGCGAGGGCGAGGGCGAGCCAGAGCTCAGCCCCGCG GACGTGTGTCCCCTTGCTGAGTTGAGGGCAGCTGGCCTAGA GCCTGTGGGACACTACGAAGAGGTGGAGCTGACTGAGACCAACGTGAACCTTGGCCCAGAGCGCATCGGGCCCCACTGCTTTGAGCTGCTTCGTGTGCTGGGCAAGGGGGGCTATGGCAAG GTGTTCCAGGTGCGAAAGGTGCAAGGCACCAACTTGGGCAAAATATATGCCATGAAAGTCCTAAGGAAG GCCAAAATTGTGCGCAACGCCAAGGACACAGCACACACACGGGCTGAGCGGAACATTCTAGAGTCAGTGAAGCACCCCTTTATTGTGGAACTGGCCTATGCCTTCCAGACTGGTGGCAAACTCTACCTCATCCTTGAGTGTCTCAGTG GTGGCGAGCTCTTCACGCATCTGGAGCGAGAGGGCATCTTCCTGGAAGATACGGCTTG CTTCTACCTGGCGGAGATCACGCTGGCCCTGGGCCATCTCCACTCGCAGGGCATCATCTACCGGGACCTCAAGCCCGAGAACATCATGCTCAGCAGCCAGG GCCACATCAAACTGACCGACTTTGGACTCTGCAAGGAGTCGATCCATGAGGGTGCCGTCACTCACACCTTCTGCGGCACCATTGAGTACAT GGCCCCTGAGATTCTGGTGCGCAGTGGCCACAACCGGGCTGTGGACTGGTGGAGCCTGGGGGCCCTGATGTACGACATGCTCACTGGATCG ccgcCCTTCACTGCAGAGAACCGGAAGAAAACCATGGATAAGATCATCAAGGGCAAGCTGGCGCTGCCCCCCTACCTCACCCCAGATGCCCGGGACCTTGTCAAAAAG agacatccctttttccggCACATGAATTGGGACGACCTTCTGGCCTGGCGTGTTGACCCCCCTTTCAGGCCCTGTCTG CAGTCAGAGGAGGACGTGAGCCAGTTTGATACCCGCTTCACACGGCAGACGCCGGTGGACAGTCCCGATGACACGGCCCTCAGCGAGAGTGCCAACCAGGCCTTCCTA ggctTCACGTACGTGGCGCCGTCTGTCCTGGACAGCATCAAGGAGGGCTTCTCCTTCCAGCCCAAGCTGCGCTCACCCAGGCGCCTCAACAGTAGCCCCCGGGCCCCCATCAG CCCCCTCAAGTTCTCCCCTTTTGAGGGGTTTCGGCCCAGTCCCAGCCTGCCAGAGCCCACGGAGCCACCTCtacctccactcctgccaccgCCGCCACCACCTTCGATCACTGCCCCTCTCCCCATCCGTCCCCCGTCAGGGACCAAGAAGTCCAAGAGGGGCCGTGGGCATCCAGGGCGCTAG
- the RPS6KB2 gene encoding ribosomal protein S6 kinase beta-2 isoform X2 yields MAAVFDLDLETEEGSEGEGEPELSPADVCPLAELRAAGLEPVGHYEEVELTETNVNLGPERIGPHCFELLRVLGKGGYGKVFQVRKVQGTNLGKIYAMKVLRKAKIVRNAKDTAHTRAERNILESVKHPFIVELAYAFQTGGKLYLILECLSGGELFTHLEREGIFLEDTACFYLAEITLALGHLHSQGIIYRDLKPENIMLSSQGHIKLTDFGLCKESIHEGAVTHTFCGTIEYMAPEILVRSGHNRAVDWWSLGALMYDMLTGSPPFTAENRKKTMDKIIKGKLALPPYLTPDARDLVKKFLKRNPSQRIGGGPGDAADVQRHPFFRHMNWDDLLAWRVDPPFRPCLQSEEDVSQFDTRFTRQTPVDSPDDTALSESANQAFLGFTYVAPSVLDSIKEGFSFQPKLRSPRRLNSSPRAPIRPHGDLLWAGYLSTSLLAFPRVSLQATIRDVVIVCILLILLSLKAVRPGSRNASSRSQEDQVFCLSFPA; encoded by the exons ATGGCGGCCGTGTTTGATTTGGATTTGGAGACGGAGGAAGGCAGCGAGGGCGAGGGCGAGCCAGAGCTCAGCCCCGCG GACGTGTGTCCCCTTGCTGAGTTGAGGGCAGCTGGCCTAGA GCCTGTGGGACACTACGAAGAGGTGGAGCTGACTGAGACCAACGTGAACCTTGGCCCAGAGCGCATCGGGCCCCACTGCTTTGAGCTGCTTCGTGTGCTGGGCAAGGGGGGCTATGGCAAG GTGTTCCAGGTGCGAAAGGTGCAAGGCACCAACTTGGGCAAAATATATGCCATGAAAGTCCTAAGGAAG GCCAAAATTGTGCGCAACGCCAAGGACACAGCACACACACGGGCTGAGCGGAACATTCTAGAGTCAGTGAAGCACCCCTTTATTGTGGAACTGGCCTATGCCTTCCAGACTGGTGGCAAACTCTACCTCATCCTTGAGTGTCTCAGTG GTGGCGAGCTCTTCACGCATCTGGAGCGAGAGGGCATCTTCCTGGAAGATACGGCTTG CTTCTACCTGGCGGAGATCACGCTGGCCCTGGGCCATCTCCACTCGCAGGGCATCATCTACCGGGACCTCAAGCCCGAGAACATCATGCTCAGCAGCCAGG GCCACATCAAACTGACCGACTTTGGACTCTGCAAGGAGTCGATCCATGAGGGTGCCGTCACTCACACCTTCTGCGGCACCATTGAGTACAT GGCCCCTGAGATTCTGGTGCGCAGTGGCCACAACCGGGCTGTGGACTGGTGGAGCCTGGGGGCCCTGATGTACGACATGCTCACTGGATCG ccgcCCTTCACTGCAGAGAACCGGAAGAAAACCATGGATAAGATCATCAAGGGCAAGCTGGCGCTGCCCCCCTACCTCACCCCAGATGCCCGGGACCTTGTCAAAAAG TTTCTGAAACGGAATCCCAGCCAGCGGATTGGGGGTGGCCCAGGGGATGCTGCTGATGTGCAG agacatccctttttccggCACATGAATTGGGACGACCTTCTGGCCTGGCGTGTTGACCCCCCTTTCAGGCCCTGTCTG CAGTCAGAGGAGGACGTGAGCCAGTTTGATACCCGCTTCACACGGCAGACGCCGGTGGACAGTCCCGATGACACGGCCCTCAGCGAGAGTGCCAACCAGGCCTTCCTA ggctTCACGTACGTGGCGCCGTCTGTCCTGGACAGCATCAAGGAGGGCTTCTCCTTCCAGCCCAAGCTGCGCTCACCCAGGCGCCTCAACAGTAGCCCCCGGGCCCCCATCAG GCCGCATGGGGACCTGCTCTGGGCTGGATACCTCTCCACATCGCTGCTCGCCTTCCCCAGGGTCAGCCTGCAGGCCACCATCCGCGACGTTGTCATAGTCTGCATCCTGCTCATCCTCCTGTCGCTCAAG gcTGTCCGCCCAGGTTCCAGGAATGCAAGTTCCCGCTCACAGGAAGACCAG gtcttctgcctcagtttccctgcctgA
- the RPS6KB2 gene encoding ribosomal protein S6 kinase beta-2 isoform X1, with amino-acid sequence MAAVFDLDLETEEGSEGEGEPELSPADVCPLAELRAAGLEPVGHYEEVELTETNVNLGPERIGPHCFELLRVLGKGGYGKVFQVRKVQGTNLGKIYAMKVLRKAKIVRNAKDTAHTRAERNILESVKHPFIVELAYAFQTGGKLYLILECLSGGELFTHLEREGIFLEDTACFYLAEITLALGHLHSQGIIYRDLKPENIMLSSQGHIKLTDFGLCKESIHEGAVTHTFCGTIEYMAPEILVRSGHNRAVDWWSLGALMYDMLTGSPPFTAENRKKTMDKIIKGKLALPPYLTPDARDLVKKFLKRNPSQRIGGGPGDAADVQRHPFFRHMNWDDLLAWRVDPPFRPCLQSEEDVSQFDTRFTRQTPVDSPDDTALSESANQAFLGFTYVAPSVLDSIKEGFSFQPKLRSPRRLNSSPRAPIRPHGDLLWAGYLSTSLLAFPRVSLQATIRDVVIVCILLILLSLKVIVWGPQLSSGLQPATWGAGPEQAPCAAPQRGTQAGRVVVAP; translated from the exons ATGGCGGCCGTGTTTGATTTGGATTTGGAGACGGAGGAAGGCAGCGAGGGCGAGGGCGAGCCAGAGCTCAGCCCCGCG GACGTGTGTCCCCTTGCTGAGTTGAGGGCAGCTGGCCTAGA GCCTGTGGGACACTACGAAGAGGTGGAGCTGACTGAGACCAACGTGAACCTTGGCCCAGAGCGCATCGGGCCCCACTGCTTTGAGCTGCTTCGTGTGCTGGGCAAGGGGGGCTATGGCAAG GTGTTCCAGGTGCGAAAGGTGCAAGGCACCAACTTGGGCAAAATATATGCCATGAAAGTCCTAAGGAAG GCCAAAATTGTGCGCAACGCCAAGGACACAGCACACACACGGGCTGAGCGGAACATTCTAGAGTCAGTGAAGCACCCCTTTATTGTGGAACTGGCCTATGCCTTCCAGACTGGTGGCAAACTCTACCTCATCCTTGAGTGTCTCAGTG GTGGCGAGCTCTTCACGCATCTGGAGCGAGAGGGCATCTTCCTGGAAGATACGGCTTG CTTCTACCTGGCGGAGATCACGCTGGCCCTGGGCCATCTCCACTCGCAGGGCATCATCTACCGGGACCTCAAGCCCGAGAACATCATGCTCAGCAGCCAGG GCCACATCAAACTGACCGACTTTGGACTCTGCAAGGAGTCGATCCATGAGGGTGCCGTCACTCACACCTTCTGCGGCACCATTGAGTACAT GGCCCCTGAGATTCTGGTGCGCAGTGGCCACAACCGGGCTGTGGACTGGTGGAGCCTGGGGGCCCTGATGTACGACATGCTCACTGGATCG ccgcCCTTCACTGCAGAGAACCGGAAGAAAACCATGGATAAGATCATCAAGGGCAAGCTGGCGCTGCCCCCCTACCTCACCCCAGATGCCCGGGACCTTGTCAAAAAG TTTCTGAAACGGAATCCCAGCCAGCGGATTGGGGGTGGCCCAGGGGATGCTGCTGATGTGCAG agacatccctttttccggCACATGAATTGGGACGACCTTCTGGCCTGGCGTGTTGACCCCCCTTTCAGGCCCTGTCTG CAGTCAGAGGAGGACGTGAGCCAGTTTGATACCCGCTTCACACGGCAGACGCCGGTGGACAGTCCCGATGACACGGCCCTCAGCGAGAGTGCCAACCAGGCCTTCCTA ggctTCACGTACGTGGCGCCGTCTGTCCTGGACAGCATCAAGGAGGGCTTCTCCTTCCAGCCCAAGCTGCGCTCACCCAGGCGCCTCAACAGTAGCCCCCGGGCCCCCATCAG GCCGCATGGGGACCTGCTCTGGGCTGGATACCTCTCCACATCGCTGCTCGCCTTCCCCAGGGTCAGCCTGCAGGCCACCATCCGCGACGTTGTCATAGTCTGCATCCTGCTCATCCTCCTGTCGCTCAAGGTCATTGTCTGGGGACCCCAGCTCAGCTCGGGCCTGCAGCCAGCGACCTGGGGGGCTGGCCCAGAGCAGGCGCCGTGTGCGGCCCCACAGCGCGGCACCCAGGCGGGCCGGGTGGTAGTAGCCCCCTGA